The following coding sequences lie in one Arachis hypogaea cultivar Tifrunner chromosome 4, arahy.Tifrunner.gnm2.J5K5, whole genome shotgun sequence genomic window:
- the LOC112797034 gene encoding uncharacterized protein isoform X3, with protein MNVPWKTSPSLNMVLGLRPQKKRAVMGSTRSDGSANGKERLRWTHELHDRFVHAVNRLGGPDRATPKGILKGMKAMGVSDLSIYHVKSHLQKYRISKLIPESTSKGKPEKRSISNTLPNFSSTCALQLKEILQIQREVRNRLSDQAERRLKQKIEAQEKYLDRIGQSHESRTTITRKSSKPSSFCATNNNNNKHLPSLSEESESIIETHPEEVVEEEEEHQSCSKRQRVVIDEHVFPSSFELELESSTTTEFIDQSWNLSWSQLAAACESPLMPGFLL; from the exons ATGAATGTACCTTGGAAAACATCACCCTCCTTG AACATGGTCTTGGGCCTCAGACCCCAAAAGAAAAGAGCAGTTATGGGTTCCACTCGCTCAGATGGCTCTGCCAATGGCAAAGAACGCCTACGCTGGACACACGAACTCCATGATCGCTTTGTGCACGCTGTAAATAGGCTTGGGGGCCCTGATA GGGCAACACCAAAGGGTATATTGAAGGGGATGAAGGCCATGGGTGTTTCTGATCTCAGCATTTATCATGTCAAAAGTCACTTGCAG AAATACCGGATCTCCAAATTGATTCCAGAGTCTACCTCAA AAGGAAAGCCTGAGAAGAGAAGCATATCAAATACACTGCCAAATTTCAGTTCTACATG TGCTCTTCAGCTGAAGGAAATTCTTCAAATTCAGAGGGAGGTGCGAAACCGCTTGAGTGATCAAGCAGAG AGAAGGTTGAAGCAAAAAATTGAAGCACAAGAGAAATACCTTGATAGAATTGGACAAAGCCATGAAAGCAGAACAACAATCACTAGAAAATCTTCCAAGCCATCATCATTTTGtgctacaaataataataataataaacatctcccttctctctctgaGGAATCAGAATCTATTATTGAGACACACCCtgaagaagtagtagaagaagaggaagagcatCAATCATGTTCCAAAAGACAAAGGGTAGTAATAGATGAACATGTTTTTCCATCAAGCTTTGAACTTGAACTAGAAtcatccaccaccacagaattcATTGATCAATCATGGAATCTTTCATGGAGTCAACTTGCAGCTGCATGTGAATCACCTTTGATGCCAGGATTCTTATTATAA
- the LOC112797034 gene encoding myb family transcription factor PHL7 isoform X1, which translates to MNVPWKTSPSLNMVLGLRPQKKRAVMGSTRSDGSANGKERLRWTHELHDRFVHAVNRLGGPDRATPKGILKGMKAMGVSDLSIYHVKSHLQKYRISKLIPESTSKGKPEKRSISNTLPNFSSTCALQLKEILQIQREVRNRLSDQAEVQRRLKQKIEAQEKYLDRIGQSHESRTTITRKSSKPSSFCATNNNNNKHLPSLSEESESIIETHPEEVVEEEEEHQSCSKRQRVVIDEHVFPSSFELELESSTTTEFIDQSWNLSWSQLAAACESPLMPGFLL; encoded by the exons ATGAATGTACCTTGGAAAACATCACCCTCCTTG AACATGGTCTTGGGCCTCAGACCCCAAAAGAAAAGAGCAGTTATGGGTTCCACTCGCTCAGATGGCTCTGCCAATGGCAAAGAACGCCTACGCTGGACACACGAACTCCATGATCGCTTTGTGCACGCTGTAAATAGGCTTGGGGGCCCTGATA GGGCAACACCAAAGGGTATATTGAAGGGGATGAAGGCCATGGGTGTTTCTGATCTCAGCATTTATCATGTCAAAAGTCACTTGCAG AAATACCGGATCTCCAAATTGATTCCAGAGTCTACCTCAA AAGGAAAGCCTGAGAAGAGAAGCATATCAAATACACTGCCAAATTTCAGTTCTACATG TGCTCTTCAGCTGAAGGAAATTCTTCAAATTCAGAGGGAGGTGCGAAACCGCTTGAGTGATCAAGCAGAG GTTCAGAGAAGGTTGAAGCAAAAAATTGAAGCACAAGAGAAATACCTTGATAGAATTGGACAAAGCCATGAAAGCAGAACAACAATCACTAGAAAATCTTCCAAGCCATCATCATTTTGtgctacaaataataataataataaacatctcccttctctctctgaGGAATCAGAATCTATTATTGAGACACACCCtgaagaagtagtagaagaagaggaagagcatCAATCATGTTCCAAAAGACAAAGGGTAGTAATAGATGAACATGTTTTTCCATCAAGCTTTGAACTTGAACTAGAAtcatccaccaccacagaattcATTGATCAATCATGGAATCTTTCATGGAGTCAACTTGCAGCTGCATGTGAATCACCTTTGATGCCAGGATTCTTATTATAA
- the LOC112797034 gene encoding myb family transcription factor PHL7 isoform X2 produces the protein MYLGKHHPPCQNMVLGLRPQKKRAVMGSTRSDGSANGKERLRWTHELHDRFVHAVNRLGGPDRATPKGILKGMKAMGVSDLSIYHVKSHLQKYRISKLIPESTSKGKPEKRSISNTLPNFSSTCALQLKEILQIQREVRNRLSDQAEVQRRLKQKIEAQEKYLDRIGQSHESRTTITRKSSKPSSFCATNNNNNKHLPSLSEESESIIETHPEEVVEEEEEHQSCSKRQRVVIDEHVFPSSFELELESSTTTEFIDQSWNLSWSQLAAACESPLMPGFLL, from the exons ATGTACCTTGGAAAACATCACCCTCCTTG TCAGAACATGGTCTTGGGCCTCAGACCCCAAAAGAAAAGAGCAGTTATGGGTTCCACTCGCTCAGATGGCTCTGCCAATGGCAAAGAACGCCTACGCTGGACACACGAACTCCATGATCGCTTTGTGCACGCTGTAAATAGGCTTGGGGGCCCTGATA GGGCAACACCAAAGGGTATATTGAAGGGGATGAAGGCCATGGGTGTTTCTGATCTCAGCATTTATCATGTCAAAAGTCACTTGCAG AAATACCGGATCTCCAAATTGATTCCAGAGTCTACCTCAA AAGGAAAGCCTGAGAAGAGAAGCATATCAAATACACTGCCAAATTTCAGTTCTACATG TGCTCTTCAGCTGAAGGAAATTCTTCAAATTCAGAGGGAGGTGCGAAACCGCTTGAGTGATCAAGCAGAG GTTCAGAGAAGGTTGAAGCAAAAAATTGAAGCACAAGAGAAATACCTTGATAGAATTGGACAAAGCCATGAAAGCAGAACAACAATCACTAGAAAATCTTCCAAGCCATCATCATTTTGtgctacaaataataataataataaacatctcccttctctctctgaGGAATCAGAATCTATTATTGAGACACACCCtgaagaagtagtagaagaagaggaagagcatCAATCATGTTCCAAAAGACAAAGGGTAGTAATAGATGAACATGTTTTTCCATCAAGCTTTGAACTTGAACTAGAAtcatccaccaccacagaattcATTGATCAATCATGGAATCTTTCATGGAGTCAACTTGCAGCTGCATGTGAATCACCTTTGATGCCAGGATTCTTATTATAA